One window of the Pseudomonas lurida genome contains the following:
- a CDS encoding CoA pyrophosphatase: MLDELLRRVSNHTPHTLETDGRFPEAAVLVPITRSDEPELILTLRASGLSTHGGEVAFPGGRRDPEDPDLIFTALREAEEEIGLPPGLVEVIGPLSPLISLHGIRVTPYVGVIPDYVEYLANDAEIAAVFSVPLEFFRQDPREHTHRIDYQGRSWYVPSYRFGEYKIWGLTAIMIVELINLLYDDAKISLHQPPKSFINI; the protein is encoded by the coding sequence ATGCTGGACGAGCTACTTCGCCGGGTAAGCAATCACACTCCCCATACGCTGGAAACCGACGGGCGTTTCCCCGAGGCCGCGGTGCTGGTGCCAATTACCCGCAGTGACGAACCTGAGCTGATCCTTACCCTGCGCGCCAGTGGCCTGTCCACCCATGGCGGCGAAGTGGCCTTCCCCGGTGGGCGCCGCGACCCCGAAGACCCGGACCTGATCTTCACCGCGCTGCGCGAGGCCGAGGAGGAAATCGGCCTGCCGCCCGGGCTGGTCGAAGTGATTGGCCCGCTGAGCCCCTTGATCTCCCTGCATGGCATTCGAGTGACACCGTATGTCGGCGTCATCCCCGATTACGTCGAATACCTGGCCAACGATGCCGAGATTGCCGCCGTTTTCAGCGTGCCGTTGGAGTTTTTCCGACAAGACCCACGCGAACATACCCACCGGATCGATTACCAGGGGCGCAGTTGGTACGTGCCCAGTTATCGGTTCGGCGAATACAAGATCTGGGGGCTGACGGCAATCATGATCGTCGAGCTGATCAATCTGCTCTATGACGACGCCAAGATCAGCCTGCACCAGCCACCCAAGAGCTTCATCAATATCTAA
- a CDS encoding SIS domain-containing protein: MTSKMLEEALASCDAVAAQLQRLDPLLEEVAGRLRRQPPQVAMTIARGSSDHAASYFAYLAMQHVGIPVASLPMSVVTLLQAPLKVSGQVAFGFSQSGQSPDLVNSLRLLRKRGALSISLVNAEDSPLEAACEFHVPLCAGPEHSVAATKSFIATLSASAQLIGHWNQEPALLQACRALPDDLRAAAQQDWTVAIDALRDCQQLMVIGRGAGFAIAQEAALKLKETSAIQAEAFSSAEVRHGPMALIDKNYPLLVFATRGAEQAGLLSLAADMRQRGARVLLAAPDDIAERDLTLSRAEHPTLDPILAIQSFYVMAAGLAVARGMDPDQPRHLSKVTRTH; this comes from the coding sequence TTGACTTCAAAAATGCTTGAAGAGGCCCTGGCCTCCTGCGACGCCGTCGCGGCGCAACTGCAACGCCTGGACCCGCTGCTGGAAGAAGTCGCCGGCCGCCTGCGCCGCCAGCCGCCGCAAGTGGCGATGACCATCGCCCGTGGCAGCTCGGACCACGCCGCCAGCTACTTCGCCTACCTGGCGATGCAACATGTGGGGATCCCGGTGGCGTCGTTGCCAATGTCGGTGGTGACCTTGCTGCAAGCACCGTTGAAGGTCAGCGGCCAAGTGGCCTTTGGTTTCTCCCAATCGGGCCAGAGCCCGGACCTGGTCAACAGCCTGCGCCTGCTGCGCAAACGCGGGGCCCTGAGCATCTCGCTGGTCAACGCCGAAGACTCGCCGCTGGAAGCCGCCTGCGAATTCCACGTGCCCCTGTGCGCCGGGCCTGAACACAGCGTGGCCGCCACCAAGAGCTTTATCGCCACCCTCAGCGCCAGCGCGCAGTTGATCGGCCACTGGAATCAAGAACCCGCGCTGCTGCAGGCCTGCCGTGCCCTGCCCGACGACCTGCGTGCCGCCGCCCAACAGGACTGGACAGTCGCCATCGACGCGCTGCGCGACTGCCAGCAATTGATGGTGATCGGCCGAGGCGCCGGGTTTGCCATCGCCCAGGAAGCCGCGCTCAAGCTCAAGGAAACCTCGGCGATCCAGGCCGAAGCCTTCAGCAGCGCCGAGGTGCGCCACGGGCCGATGGCCTTGATCGACAAGAACTACCCGCTGCTGGTGTTCGCTACACGCGGCGCCGAGCAGGCCGGCCTGCTGAGCCTGGCCGCCGATATGCGCCAACGCGGCGCCCGGGTATTGCTGGCGGCACCGGACGATATCGCCGAGCGCGACCTGACCCTGTCCCGCGCCGAACACCCGACCCTGGACCCGATCCTGGCCATCCAGAGTTTCTACGTGATGGCCGCAGGCCTGGCCGTCGCCCGAGGCATGGACCCGGACCAACCGCGTCACCTGAGCAAAGTCACTCGCACTCACTGA
- the nagA gene encoding N-acetylglucosamine-6-phosphate deacetylase, whose product MSEDNILTPSGWIRGRLVHEHGKVIAIEGAPCDPADNDLPYLLPGFIDLHVHGGGGKDIMEGSEAFETITRTHLRFGTTSLLATTMTAPVEEISSVLGQLGTFCEQRATGSARVLGVHLEGPYINPGKLGAQPNFAHTALMAEVEAYLRLAPIRVITIAPEIAGHDGLIRTLSERGVRMQIGHTLGSYEEGVAALAAGATSFTHLYNAMSPLHHREPGIVGAALAHAKYAELIPDLLHVHPGAMRVALRSIPCLYCVTDSTAAAGMPDGEYKLGSHTVTKCLGGVRLADGTLAGSTLTMDQALRNLVKIGLPISEASQRLSQFPADYLGLEERGRLQPGSFADCVRLDRSLTLTDVMVEGETIDFKNA is encoded by the coding sequence ATGTCCGAAGACAACATCCTCACGCCCAGCGGCTGGATTCGCGGCCGCCTGGTGCACGAGCACGGCAAAGTGATCGCCATCGAAGGCGCGCCGTGCGACCCGGCTGACAACGACCTGCCCTACCTGCTGCCAGGCTTTATCGACCTGCATGTGCACGGCGGTGGCGGCAAGGACATCATGGAAGGCTCCGAGGCTTTCGAGACCATCACCCGCACCCACCTGCGTTTCGGTACCACCTCGCTGCTGGCTACCACCATGACTGCACCGGTGGAGGAGATCTCCAGCGTGCTCGGCCAGCTCGGCACCTTCTGCGAGCAACGTGCTACCGGCAGCGCCCGTGTACTCGGCGTGCACCTGGAAGGCCCCTACATCAACCCAGGCAAGCTCGGCGCGCAGCCTAACTTTGCCCACACCGCGCTGATGGCCGAAGTGGAAGCCTACCTGCGCCTGGCGCCGATCCGGGTGATCACGATCGCCCCCGAAATCGCCGGGCATGACGGTCTTATCCGCACCCTCAGCGAACGTGGCGTGCGCATGCAGATCGGCCACACCCTGGGCAGCTACGAAGAAGGCGTCGCCGCCCTCGCTGCCGGTGCCACCAGCTTCACCCATTTGTACAACGCCATGAGCCCGCTGCATCACCGCGAGCCGGGCATCGTCGGCGCCGCGCTGGCTCACGCCAAGTACGCGGAGTTGATCCCGGACCTGCTGCACGTCCACCCCGGCGCCATGCGCGTGGCCCTGCGTTCGATCCCTTGCCTGTATTGCGTCACCGACTCCACCGCCGCCGCCGGCATGCCCGATGGCGAATACAAGCTAGGCAGCCACACCGTGACCAAATGCCTGGGCGGTGTGCGCCTGGCCGACGGCACCCTGGCCGGCAGCACGCTGACCATGGACCAGGCGTTGCGCAATCTGGTGAAGATCGGCTTGCCCATCAGCGAAGCCTCACAACGCCTGTCGCAATTTCCTGCGGACTACCTGGGCCTGGAAGAACGCGGCCGCCTGCAACCCGGCAGCTTTGCCGACTGCGTGCGCCTGGACCGCTCCCTGACACTCACCGACGTAATGGTCGAAGGAGAAACCATTGACTTCAAAAATGCTTGA
- a CDS encoding MFS transporter, with product MSTTYHEAATAAPTNSTARVATASIVGTAIEFYDFYIYATAAALVIGPVFFPQSSGTAQMLASFLTFGIAFIARPLGSALFGHFGDRIGRKSTLVASLLLMGVCTTLIGLLPGYDSIGAWAPILLCVLRFGQGLGLGGEWGGAALLATENAPKGKRAWFGMFPQLGPSIGFLAANGLFLILAMSLNDEQFRSWGWRIPFILSAALVMVGLYARLKLHETPVFANAVAKEAPVKVPLVELFSQHWLPVLLGAASMVVCYALFYITTAFSLSYGVSTLGYSRETFLGLLCFAVLFMGLATPLAALASDRYGRKPVLIVGAILAILSGFTMEPLLTHGSTWAVALFLALELFLMGVTFAPMGALLPELFPTRVRYTGASAAYNLGGIVGASAAPFFATKLVAMGGLSYVGGYVSAAALLSLIAVLCLKETRDNDLNKVA from the coding sequence ATGAGCACCACCTACCACGAGGCCGCGACCGCCGCCCCGACCAACTCGACTGCACGGGTCGCCACGGCGAGCATCGTCGGCACCGCCATCGAGTTCTACGACTTCTATATCTACGCCACGGCTGCTGCGCTGGTGATCGGACCGGTGTTCTTCCCGCAGAGCTCCGGCACGGCGCAGATGCTGGCCTCGTTCCTGACCTTCGGTATCGCCTTCATCGCCCGCCCACTGGGCTCGGCATTGTTCGGCCACTTCGGCGACCGCATCGGGCGTAAATCAACCCTGGTGGCCTCGCTGCTGCTGATGGGCGTGTGCACCACGCTGATTGGCCTGCTCCCCGGCTATGACAGCATCGGTGCCTGGGCGCCGATCCTGTTGTGCGTACTGCGCTTCGGCCAAGGGCTTGGCCTGGGGGGCGAATGGGGCGGCGCGGCGCTGTTGGCGACCGAAAATGCGCCCAAGGGCAAACGCGCCTGGTTCGGCATGTTCCCGCAACTCGGCCCTTCGATCGGTTTCCTGGCGGCCAACGGTTTGTTCCTGATCCTGGCCATGAGCCTGAACGACGAGCAGTTCCGCAGTTGGGGCTGGCGCATTCCGTTCATCCTCAGCGCTGCGCTGGTGATGGTCGGCCTGTATGCGCGGCTGAAGCTGCATGAAACGCCGGTGTTCGCCAACGCCGTGGCCAAGGAAGCCCCGGTCAAAGTGCCGCTGGTGGAATTGTTCAGCCAGCACTGGCTGCCGGTATTGCTGGGCGCCGCGTCGATGGTGGTGTGCTATGCGCTGTTCTACATCACCACGGCGTTCTCCCTGAGTTACGGCGTTTCCACCTTGGGCTACAGCCGCGAAACCTTCCTCGGCCTGCTGTGCTTCGCCGTGCTGTTCATGGGGCTGGCGACACCGCTGGCAGCCTTGGCCAGCGATCGCTACGGGCGCAAACCGGTGCTGATCGTCGGTGCAATCCTGGCGATTCTTTCAGGCTTTACCATGGAACCGCTGCTCACCCACGGGTCCACTTGGGCCGTGGCGCTATTCCTGGCGTTGGAGCTGTTCCTGATGGGCGTGACCTTCGCGCCGATGGGCGCGCTGCTGCCAGAACTGTTCCCGACCCGCGTGCGTTATACCGGCGCTTCGGCGGCCTATAACCTGGGTGGTATTGTCGGGGCGTCGGCGGCACCGTTCTTCGCGACCAAGCTGGTGGCGATGGGTGGCCTGAGTTATGTCGGTGGGTATGTGTCGGCGGCAGCATTGCTCAGCTTGATTGCTGTGCTGTGCCTGAAAGAGACGCGGGATAACGATTTGAACAAGGTTGCCTGA
- a CDS encoding gamma carbonic anhydrase family protein, producing the protein MKYRLGDARVETHPQSWVAPNATLVGKVKLEEGANVWFNAVLRGDNELILIGKNSNVQDGSVMHTDMGYPLTLGTGVTIGHNAMLHGCTVDDYSLIGINAVILNGAKIGKHCIIGANSLIGEGKEIPDGSLVMGSPGKVVRELTDAQKRMLEASAAHYVHNSQRYARDLVEQEE; encoded by the coding sequence ATGAAATACCGCCTGGGCGATGCCCGCGTCGAGACTCATCCACAGAGCTGGGTGGCACCCAATGCCACGCTGGTGGGCAAGGTCAAGCTGGAGGAGGGCGCCAACGTCTGGTTCAACGCGGTGTTGCGTGGTGACAACGAACTGATCCTGATCGGCAAGAACAGCAATGTGCAGGACGGCAGTGTGATGCACACCGACATGGGCTACCCGCTGACCCTCGGCACCGGCGTGACCATTGGCCACAACGCCATGTTGCACGGCTGCACGGTGGATGATTACAGCCTGATCGGTATCAACGCAGTAATCCTCAACGGCGCCAAGATCGGCAAGCACTGCATCATCGGCGCCAATTCGCTGATCGGTGAAGGCAAGGAAATCCCCGATGGTTCGCTGGTGATGGGCTCGCCGGGCAAGGTCGTACGTGAACTGACCGATGCGCAAAAACGCATGCTCGAAGCCAGCGCTGCGCACTATGTGCATAACTCGCAGCGCTATGCGCGTGATCTGGTCGAGCAGGAAGAATGA
- a CDS encoding GntR family transcriptional regulator, producing the protein MNPILTLRPDDKQSTPLYLQLARNLEAAIHAGQWKSEQALPSERALSEQLSISRVTARKALEVLFAQGLIRRSQGSGTFITPRLEQPLSRLSGFSEMLRLKGFVPTSQWLERDITPPTHEELIRLGLSPTDKVARLKRLRKADDTVMAIEMTAMPASVLPHPQAIGNSLYEYLEGIGKPVVRALQHIQAINASDEFAKLVGIAPGTAMLLMTRVGYTADNTPIEITDTYCRNDYYDFVAELRRHDYSAELRT; encoded by the coding sequence ATGAATCCCATCCTGACGCTGCGTCCCGACGACAAGCAATCCACGCCGCTGTACCTGCAATTGGCGCGCAACCTCGAAGCGGCCATCCACGCCGGCCAGTGGAAATCCGAGCAGGCACTGCCCTCGGAACGCGCCCTCAGCGAGCAATTGAGTATTTCGCGAGTGACCGCGCGTAAAGCGCTGGAAGTGTTGTTTGCCCAAGGCCTGATCCGCCGCAGCCAGGGTTCCGGCACCTTTATCACGCCGCGCCTGGAACAACCGCTGTCACGCCTGTCGGGCTTCAGCGAGATGCTGCGGCTGAAGGGGTTTGTCCCCACTTCCCAGTGGCTGGAACGCGACATCACCCCACCGACCCACGAAGAGCTGATCCGCCTGGGCCTGTCGCCCACCGACAAAGTGGCGCGCCTCAAACGCTTGCGCAAAGCCGATGACACCGTCATGGCGATTGAAATGACTGCCATGCCCGCCTCCGTGCTGCCGCACCCGCAAGCCATCGGCAATTCGCTGTACGAGTACCTGGAAGGCATCGGCAAACCCGTGGTGCGCGCCCTGCAGCATATCCAGGCAATCAACGCCTCGGACGAGTTCGCCAAGCTGGTGGGCATCGCCCCCGGCACCGCCATGCTGCTGATGACCCGGGTTGGCTACACCGCCGACAACACGCCCATCGAAATCACCGACACCTACTGCCGCAACGACTACTACGACTTCGTCGCAGAACTGCGCCGCCATGACTATTCCGCTGAACTGCGAACCTAG
- a CDS encoding DUF1289 domain-containing protein produces the protein MSAVERPVASPCVNICALDEDDICTGCQRTVDEITRWGRMDNAERRVVLGLCHERAVAGGLVWVTPGISGA, from the coding sequence ATGAGTGCAGTTGAACGACCTGTAGCCTCGCCCTGTGTGAATATTTGCGCGCTGGACGAGGACGATATCTGTACCGGCTGCCAGCGTACGGTGGATGAGATTACGCGTTGGGGCCGCATGGATAATGCCGAACGCCGGGTGGTGTTGGGGTTGTGCCATGAGCGGGCGGTGGCGGGTGGGTTGGTGTGGGTGACTCCGGGGATATCCGGCGCCTGA
- a CDS encoding L,D-transpeptidase family protein produces the protein MRWLLVLLCLSFATLAPASTVQTLGGKTVEKVLVLKSAHQLQLINDGKPFKTYRISLGKNPKGHKLIEGDRRTPEGLYWIDWRKTSDRFNLAMHISYPNISDAARARREGVKPGSMIMIHGTPDTEDYPEQWFHTLDWTDGCIGMRNVDMREVWNLVKDGTLIEIRP, from the coding sequence ATGCGTTGGTTACTGGTGCTGCTCTGCCTTTCATTCGCCACACTGGCGCCAGCCTCCACGGTGCAAACCCTGGGCGGTAAAACCGTCGAAAAAGTCCTGGTGCTCAAGTCCGCGCACCAGTTGCAGTTGATCAACGACGGCAAGCCGTTCAAGACCTACCGTATTTCCCTGGGTAAAAACCCCAAGGGCCACAAGTTGATCGAGGGTGACCGCCGCACGCCAGAGGGGCTCTACTGGATCGACTGGCGCAAGACCAGCGACCGCTTCAACCTGGCCATGCACATCTCCTACCCGAACATCAGCGACGCCGCCCGCGCGCGCCGCGAAGGGGTCAAGCCCGGCAGCATGATCATGATCCACGGCACGCCCGACACCGAGGATTACCCGGAGCAGTGGTTCCACACCCTGGACTGGACCGACGGCTGCATCGGCATGCGCAATGTGGATATGCGCGAAGTCTGGAACCTGGTCAAGGACGGCACCCTCATCGAGATTCGGCCGTAG
- the purT gene encoding formate-dependent phosphoribosylglycinamide formyltransferase, translating to MTRIGTPLSPTATRVLLCGCGELGKEVVIELQRLGVEVIAVDRYANAPAMQVAHRSHVINMLDGAALRAVIEAEKPHFIVPEIEAIATATLVELEAEGFTVIPTARATSLTMNREGIRRLAAEELDLPTSPYHFADTFEDYSKAVQDLGFPCVVKPVMSSSGKGQSLLRSAEDVQKAWDYAQEGGRAGKGRVIIEGFIDFDYEITLLTVRHIGGTTFCAPVGHRQEKGDYQESWQPQAMSPIALAESERVAKAVTEALGGRGLFGVELFIKGDQVWFSEVSPRPHDTGLVTLISQDLSQFALHARAILGLPIPLIRQFGPSASAVILVEGQSTQTAFANLGAALSEPDTALRLFGKPQVNGQRRMGVALARDESIEAARAKATRASKAVVVEL from the coding sequence ATGACCCGAATCGGAACTCCATTGTCGCCAACCGCGACCCGCGTTTTGCTGTGTGGCTGCGGTGAGCTGGGCAAGGAAGTGGTAATCGAACTGCAACGCCTGGGCGTTGAAGTGATTGCCGTGGATCGCTACGCCAACGCGCCCGCCATGCAGGTGGCGCACCGTAGCCACGTGATCAACATGCTCGATGGCGCCGCCCTGCGTGCGGTGATCGAAGCGGAAAAACCGCACTTCATCGTGCCGGAAATCGAAGCCATCGCCACTGCCACCCTGGTGGAACTGGAGGCCGAAGGCTTCACCGTGATCCCGACCGCGCGTGCCACCTCGCTGACCATGAACCGCGAAGGCATCCGCCGCCTGGCCGCCGAAGAGCTGGACCTGCCGACCTCGCCGTACCACTTCGCCGATACCTTCGAAGACTACAGCAAGGCCGTCCAGGACCTGGGCTTCCCGTGCGTAGTCAAGCCGGTGATGAGTTCGTCGGGCAAGGGCCAGAGCCTGCTGCGCAGCGCCGAGGACGTGCAGAAAGCCTGGGACTACGCCCAGGAAGGCGGTCGTGCGGGTAAAGGTCGCGTGATCATCGAAGGCTTTATCGACTTCGACTACGAAATTACCCTGCTGACCGTACGTCACATCGGCGGCACCACCTTCTGCGCGCCAGTCGGTCACCGTCAGGAGAAAGGCGATTACCAGGAATCCTGGCAGCCGCAGGCCATGAGCCCGATTGCCTTGGCCGAATCCGAGCGCGTTGCCAAAGCGGTGACCGAGGCCCTGGGGGGGCGTGGCCTGTTTGGCGTGGAGTTGTTCATCAAGGGTGATCAGGTGTGGTTCAGCGAAGTCTCGCCGCGTCCGCATGACACCGGCCTGGTGACCCTGATTTCCCAGGACCTGTCGCAGTTCGCGCTGCACGCGCGCGCCATCCTGGGCTTGCCTATCCCATTGATCCGTCAGTTCGGGCCTTCGGCTTCGGCGGTGATTCTGGTGGAAGGGCAGTCGACCCAGACGGCGTTCGCCAACCTGGGCGCCGCGTTGAGCGAGCCGGACACGGCGTTGCGTCTGTTTGGCAAGCCGCAAGTGAACGGCCAGCGTCGCATGGGTGTGGCATTGGCGCGGGATGAGTCGATTGAAGCGGCTCGGGCCAAGGCCACCCGTGCTTCGAAGGCGGTTGTAGTAGAGCTGTAA
- a CDS encoding NUDIX hydrolase → MNFCSQCGKPVTQRIPEGDGRLRFVCDHCSTIHYQNPNIVAGTVPVWGDKVLLCRRAIEPRLGYWTLPAGFMENGETVEQAAMRETLEEACARVHNLSLYTLIDVPHINQVHIFYRADLLDPDFAAGPESLEVQLFDEADIPWSELAFRTVGRTLEYFFADRRLQSFPVRSEAVPPMGKPAP, encoded by the coding sequence ATGAATTTCTGCAGCCAGTGCGGTAAACCGGTTACCCAACGCATCCCCGAAGGCGACGGCCGCCTGCGCTTTGTGTGTGATCACTGCTCGACCATCCACTACCAGAACCCCAATATCGTCGCCGGCACCGTGCCGGTGTGGGGCGACAAAGTGCTGCTGTGCCGCCGCGCCATCGAGCCGCGCCTGGGTTACTGGACCCTGCCCGCGGGCTTCATGGAAAACGGCGAGACGGTGGAACAGGCCGCCATGCGCGAAACCCTGGAAGAAGCCTGCGCCCGGGTGCATAACCTGAGCCTCTACACCCTGATCGACGTGCCGCATATCAACCAGGTGCATATCTTTTACCGCGCCGACCTGCTCGACCCGGACTTCGCCGCCGGCCCCGAAAGCCTGGAAGTGCAACTGTTCGACGAAGCCGACATCCCTTGGTCCGAGCTGGCTTTCCGCACGGTCGGGCGTACCCTGGAATACTTTTTCGCTGACCGCAGGCTGCAGTCGTTCCCGGTGCGCAGCGAGGCCGTGCCGCCAATGGGCAAGCCTGCGCCATGA
- a CDS encoding VUT family protein, with the protein MLFLIAYISSVVLINFAFSTAPHLDVIWSAWGGLVFILRDMVQTRFGHGAIIAMLAALVLSYITSDPSIALASATAFAVSECIDWLVFSITKRPLHDRLWISSALSIPLDTFIFFGLIGALTPAVAGTALVSKFAGVTVVWLIMAWRVRKRAVVN; encoded by the coding sequence ATGCTCTTCCTGATCGCTTACATCAGCAGCGTCGTGCTGATCAATTTCGCCTTCTCCACCGCCCCGCACCTGGACGTCATCTGGTCCGCCTGGGGTGGCCTGGTATTCATCCTGCGCGATATGGTGCAAACCCGCTTCGGCCACGGCGCAATCATTGCGATGCTGGCGGCGCTGGTGCTGTCGTACATCACCTCCGACCCGTCCATTGCCCTGGCCAGCGCCACGGCGTTCGCGGTGTCCGAGTGCATCGACTGGCTGGTGTTCAGTATCACCAAGCGCCCGCTGCACGATCGCCTGTGGATAAGTTCGGCGCTGAGCATCCCCCTCGACACGTTTATCTTCTTCGGCCTGATTGGCGCGCTCACCCCGGCGGTGGCGGGCACCGCGCTGGTGTCGAAATTCGCCGGGGTCACGGTGGTGTGGCTGATCATGGCCTGGCGTGTGCGCAAGCGAGCCGTCGTCAACTGA